Proteins encoded within one genomic window of Pseudalkalibacillus sp. SCS-8:
- a CDS encoding atypical membrane-integrating protein (Mistic protein) — translation MKANKREYNDLSRSIDQISEGLDAVIELYNELEEDKPIIKLDDQVVSQLEEAKEKYGEDFIDRKLNTLIKEALSWLDAPSEEE, via the coding sequence ATGAAAGCGAATAAACGAGAATATAATGATTTGAGCCGGTCGATTGACCAGATTTCAGAAGGATTGGATGCAGTAATAGAGCTTTACAATGAACTCGAGGAAGATAAACCGATCATCAAGCTCGATGATCAAGTGGTTTCACAATTGGAAGAAGCGAAAGAAAAGTATGGAGAAGACTTCATTGATCGTAAACTGAACACATTGATAAAAGAAGCTCTGTCATGGTTAGATGCACCCAGTGAAGAAGAGTAA
- a CDS encoding arylamine N-acetyltransferase, which produces MITFQHLLTRETTDRYLEVLHIPKARADLAYLKTLIKAHLHTIPYENFSKYHFAEDHLERDSFLPDTDEFLWNFIEKGWGGTCYPLNIHFSRLLRSLGFECSLVRVHSGHIGIKVQYGGNDYYVDVGYGCPLFQPLPLADHDMIKFRKLGEEIYIRKISESTFEIDRHSDGKSFVQKEIDWSSRSEDEFSKEINISHQDRNENTVMRRLNATIFKPRYCYYVNNDTITRKNAYMKEVSRFSNRHDWARRIYHIFGIEEKIALKAAAYLEDRGIQLFKV; this is translated from the coding sequence GTGATTACGTTCCAGCATCTTCTGACTCGCGAGACCACTGACCGTTACTTAGAGGTATTACATATTCCAAAAGCTCGGGCAGACCTGGCTTATTTGAAGACACTCATAAAAGCTCACCTACATACCATACCCTATGAAAACTTCAGTAAATACCACTTTGCTGAAGATCACCTGGAAAGGGACTCTTTCCTGCCGGATACAGATGAATTTCTTTGGAATTTTATCGAAAAAGGATGGGGAGGCACCTGTTATCCATTAAACATCCATTTTTCAAGATTGTTACGTTCACTTGGGTTCGAATGTTCATTGGTGAGGGTCCATAGTGGTCACATCGGCATAAAGGTCCAATACGGAGGCAACGATTACTATGTCGATGTCGGGTACGGTTGCCCCTTGTTTCAACCCCTTCCCCTTGCAGACCACGACATGATCAAATTCAGGAAATTGGGTGAAGAAATATACATTCGTAAGATTTCGGAATCAACGTTTGAAATCGATCGCCACTCGGATGGAAAATCATTCGTCCAAAAAGAGATTGATTGGTCATCCCGTTCTGAGGATGAGTTTAGCAAAGAGATCAATATTTCCCACCAGGATCGTAATGAAAATACTGTGATGCGCCGATTGAACGCCACCATTTTCAAGCCACGCTACTGTTATTACGTAAATAATGATACAATCACGCGAAAAAATGCATATATGAAAGAGGTTTCTCGTTTCTCCAACCGTCATGATTGGGCAAGGAGAATCTACCATATCTTTGGTATTGAAGAAAAAATAGCCTTGAAAGCAGCCGCTTACCTAGAAGATCGAGGTATAC